A single Lactuca sativa cultivar Salinas chromosome 8, Lsat_Salinas_v11, whole genome shotgun sequence DNA region contains:
- the LOC111899318 gene encoding uncharacterized protein LOC111899318 encodes MANDEDGYVELIHVSYAIGGGKASLFIDHFGDELEGWFVLSENEVIGGDKMELVTQGQREEEAGIENLSVDLDELGEKYQMNKTRNDVFVSKLCMDDEDEVGQEHNQVAGDIAFDEECENNPECEEHCIFNKEIPWKKQKPILGMIFENPKQLKHMLFNYAVANIYQLCFKKNDTKRLLVLCCDGACLFRLWASWVGDEQYFQIKSLKPDHNCARNLKMESIVTYAWIGSHFTKKIMHRQKLGHRQLRLEVMTKFGIDVSVGQCKREKKYALSITECDIKEHYARLWSYGEEIKRSNPGSIMKMDTNPIRVTGLDGCFLKGICKGKLLATVGRDANNHIFPIAWCVVNVENKENWKWFLDLLIDELDLVRGNGLTLMPDQHKD; translated from the exons ATGGCAAATGATGAAGATGG ATATGTCGAGCTCATACATGTTTCATACGCTATAGGAGGAGGTAAAGCTTCATTATTCATTGACCACTTTGGTGACGAATTAGAGGGTTGGTTTGTATTAAGTGAAAATGAAGTAATTGGTGGTGATAAGATGGAATTAGTTACTCAGGGTCAAAGAGAAGAGGAGGCAGGCATAGAAAATTTATCAGTGGACTTGGATGAATTGGGTGAGAAATATCAAATGAACAAAACTAGGAATGATGTTTTTGTGAGTAAGTTGTGCATGGATGATGAAGATGAAGTAGGTCAGGAACACAACCAAGTAGCTGGTGACATTGCTTTTGATGAGGAATGTGAGAATAACCCTGAATGTGAGGAACATTGCATCTTTAATAAGGAAATCCCATGGAAAAAACAGAAACCAATATTGGGAATGATATTTGAGAATCCAAAACAGTTGAAGCATATGTTATTTAACTATGCAGTTGCTAATATATATCAATTATGCTTTAAGAAAAATGATACCAAAAGACTGTTAGTATTATGTTGTGATGGAGCTTGTTTATTTAGACTTTGGGCATCATGGGTGGGTGATGAACAATATTTCCAGATTAAATCATTGAAGCCTGATCACAATTGTGCTAGGAATTTGAAGATGGAGTCGATTGTAACTTATGCCTGGATTGGAAGTCATTTCACTAAGAAAATTATGCATAGGCAGAAACTGGGTCATAGACAACTTAGACTCGAGGTTATGACAAAATTTGGAATAGATGTTAGTGTTGGGCAATGCAAGAGGGAAAAGAAATATGCTTTGAGCATAACTGAATGTGATATTAAGGAACACTATGCAAGACTGTGGTCCTATGGTGAGGAAATAAAAAGATCAAACCCTGGTTCCATTATGAAAATGGATACTAATCCAAT AAGAGTAACAGGTTTAGATGGATGCTTCCTCAAAGGAATTTGTAAAGGGAAATTGCTTGCTACTGTAGGGAGGGATGCCAACAACCATATTTTTCCTATTGCATGGTGTGTTGTAAATGTAGAAAACAAAGAGAACTGGAAGTGGTTTTTGGACTTACTAATTGATGAACTTGACCTAGTTAGAGGAAATGGCTTGACACTTATGCCTGACCAACACAAG GACTAA
- the LOC111899310 gene encoding protein ESMERALDA 1 encodes MHAKNRLPTSGNNSPSPPASPRHLHHRSSKPSGRFTHRSFLRRFSRFILSVLVRRQRVLLFAPLLYLSSMIFYMGTVQFDAVSGSIRPSMAVGSVYRSPELYAKLRHEMDVDNSTADAISTLWKRAKGTDWRPCIDKSSGGLPESNGYIYIEANGGLNQQRTSICNAVAVAGFLNATLVIPNFHFHSIWRDPSKFSDIYDEDFFIKTLENDVRVVNTIPKYLMERFDHNMSNVINFKIKAWAPIRYYKDTVLPRLLEEKVIRISPFANRLSFDAPPSVQRLRCLANYEALQFSKSILSISERLVSRMKDRSVNNGGKYISVHLRFEEDMVAFSCCVYDGGKREVEDMKAARERGWRGKFTKPGRVLQPGVNRVNGKCPLTPLEVGLMLRGMGFDKSTSIFLASGQIYNSERYMAPLLEMFPLLQTKEMLVSSQELAPYKNYSSRMAAIDYTVCLHSEVFVTTQGGNFPHFLLGHRRYLFNGHAKTIRPDKRKLALYFDNPNIGWRTFKRHMLGMRAHSDSKGMELKRPNDSIYSFPCPNCMCHTNTTIEDSNTSSTQG; translated from the exons ATGCACGCCAAAAATCGGCTCCCCACCAGCGGAAACAACAGCCCTTCACCCCCTGCCTCCCCTCGTCACCTTCACCACCGCTCCTCCAAGCCCTCCGGCCGATTCACTCACCGCTCTTTCCTCCGACGTTTTTCCCGGTTCATCCTATCCGTCCTTGTTCGACGCCAACGCGTCCTACTCTTCGCCCCACTTCTCTACCTCTCCAGCATGATCTTCTACATGGGGACTGTTCAATTCGACGCCGTTTCCGGTTCAATTAGACCATCAATGGCTGTCGGCTCAGTCTACCGGAGTCCAGAGCTGTACGCTAAGCTCCGGCATGAAATGGATGTTGATAATTCGACTGCTGATGCG ATTTCAACTCTATGGAAACGTGCTAAAGGTACAGATTGGAGGCCTTGTATTGACAAGTCTTCAGGAG GCTTACCAGAGTCCAATGGATACATATATATTGAGGCAAATGGTGGCTTGAATCAACAAAGAACATCT ATTTGCAATGCAGTTGCTGTGGCTGGCTTTCTTAATGCAACATTAGTCATTCCCAATTTTCATTTTCATAGCATTTGGAGAGATCCCAG CAAATTCAGTGACATATACGATGaagattttttcataaaaacattggAAAATGATGTACGTGTTGTGAACACAATACCTAAATATTTAATGGAACGTTTTGATCACAACATGTCAAATGtaataaacttcaaaataaaagcaTGGGCACCAATTCGCTACTACAAAGATACAGTTCTTCCAAGGCTACTTGAAGAAAA GGTTATAAGGATCTCTCCATTTGCAAATCGGTTGTCTTTTGATGCCCCTCCTTCTGTTCAACGCCTTCGTTGCTTAGCAAATTATGAAGCTTTACAATTTTCAAAATCTATTTTGAGTATAAGTGAAAGATTAGTTTCTAGAATGAAAGATCGAAGTGTTAATAATGGTGGAAAGTATATTTCTGTGCATCTTAGGTTTGAAGAG GATATGGTTGCTTTCTCTTGTTGTGTATATGATGGTGGAAAAAGAGAGGTTGAAGACATGAAAGCTGCAAGGGAAAGAGGCTGGAGAGGTAAATTTACAAAGCCTGGTAGAGTCCTTCAGCCTGGGGTCAATAGGGTCAATGGAAAATGTCCACTCACTCCTTTAGag GTGGGATTGATGCTTAGGGGAATGGGATTTGATAAAAGTACATCGATATTTTTAGCATCTGGACAAATATATAATTCAGAGAGATATATGGCTCCTTTGCTAGAAATGTTTCCTCTTTTACAAACAAAAGAGATGTTGGTATCTTCTCAGGAACTTGCACCTTATAAG AACTATTCATCAAGAATGGCTGCTATAGACTACACGGTTTGTCTCCATAGTGAAGTATTTGTAACTACTCAAGGTGGAAACTTCCCGCATTTTCTCCTTGGCCATAGAAGATACCTCTTCAATGGACATGCCAAAACAATCCGACCCGATAAACGCAaattagcattgtactttgacaATCCCAACATCGG ATGGAGAACGTTCAAAAGACACATGTTAGGTATGAGGGCGCATAGTGATTCAAAGGGAATGGAGTTGAAAAGACCAAATGATTCCATATATTCATTCCCATGTCCAAATTGCATGTGCCATACAAATACAACAATAGAAGACTCGAATACATCATCAACGCAAGGCTAA
- the LOC111899311 gene encoding uncharacterized protein LOC111899311, with protein sequence MGPESQSNTGRPLEHMHGVHVVQHSPFELEEISQNGNFQQSTHGRLTIGVNQLLRVHTVQRVWQQRPSCLRPINSCLHGDRHLAERIANVLTSIPFIAVGIQAPRKNLNSKLYANSLIGVGIASSLYHSSRGKWRKYLRWADYTMIATATVCLSRALREENPKLLMAASALCLPIQPLMVSAVHTGMMEVAFARRALEDPRLKVVHNVHKMSALLGGAFFVADDLFPEIPYLHAGWHLAAAIGVGACNKLLE encoded by the exons ATGGGTCCAGAGAGTCAATCAAACACAGGGAGACCCCTAGAACACATGCATGGAGTCCATGTGGTTCAACATTCGCCATTTGAGTTAGAAGAAATCTCTCAAAATGGAAACTTTCAGCAGTCGACCCATGGAAGGTTGACCATAGGAGTTAACCAGCTCTTAAGAGTACACACTGTGCA GAGAGTATGGCAACAAAGACCATCATGCCTAAGACCCATTAATAGCTGTTTACATG GCGATAGACATCTTGCTGAGAGAATTGCAAATGTTCTTACTTCAATTCCTTTTATTGCTGTTGGAATTCAAGCTCCAAG AAAGAATTTGAACTCAAAACTTTATGCAAATTCATTAATTGGAGTAGGGATTGCATCAAGTTTATACCATTCTTCAAGAGGAAAATGGAGAAAGTATTTAAGATGGGCTGATTACACAATGATAGCAACAGCTACAGTG TGTTTATCAAGGGCACTTAGGGAAGAAAACCCAAAACTTCTAATGGCTGCTTCTGCTTTATGTCTTCCTATTCAACCACTTATGGTTTCAGCTGTTCATACTGGGATGATGGAG gttgcATTTGCAAGAAGAGCTTTAGAAGATCCAAGGCTAAAAGTTGTGCACAATGTTCATAAAATGTCAGCACTTTTAGGAGGAGCTTTTTTTGTGGCTGATGATTTGTTTCCTGAAATTCCATATCTTCATGCGGGTTGGCATTTAGCTGCTGCTATTGGTGTAGGTGCTTGTAACAAGCTTCTAGAATAG